The sequence gccgggccgccgcggcgcggtgccgcaacgaggttggtggtcggtgccgccccgggccgggccgggccgggagggggcgaggcggcgggcggtCGGGGCGCCACGCGGTCGGCGGCTTCTGCGGAAACGGCCcttgtgcggggcgggggcggcgccggaGCGGAGCGGACCGGGCCGGGCGTGCGGCGGGGTCTGCACTGCGCGGGGcttcggagggctgggggagaggggggcgaagcggcgcgggggggggcggctgcgtgCGCTTGGCTGACTCCCCTCTGGGTCGGATGGACTGCTCCGTCCCgcggcatgctgggagctgtagttctgtggtgcgcggccggtctttccccgagccggggccgggccgtgcgcgccgggaggcgcaggttgccgctggctgcgagcgcggctgccggcggtgaggcgagcgagagccttcgggggcgcttccccggagcgtcgggccgggaggggtgggggctgcggcggccgggcgcgggtcctcgctgcgctcgatcgtcgggctgcgcctcggaggttttcctccccccgcgtgctgacggccggctctctcctttccctgcggctcaccagggcagaagcagctccccgccgctgggacccccgcggggtttgtcgccgagcgaaggtggcgcggcagctgaagggaggaaagctgcagctggcgtgctgcagtcgcaggtttcccaggagaaagagcagcccgtctgtcccagctgtccggGTAAGTCGCAGCGACCTCCGGGTGAAATCCAGGCGTGAAGGGGATTTTGGTGGCTCTCTCAGACGGCTAGCCCTACCAAAGGTCGCATCGGTTACAAAAGGTAGTAGTAACCTTGCAGTTTGTGTGTTCTGTAGCGTCTGTAGCACAATAAACTGGCAGGTGAAGAAATGAGCGGGTACAAATACACGTGACTCTACAGCTGAGATTAAATAACGTGCAGGTTCTTCTGcgttttgtctttcaaagcgcGTTGTTTGACTCGGTGGTCCTTAACGATGATCCTcggtggtcccttccaactcaggatattctacgattATGTTGTTGCCGAGCACCTGAGCTTTTTGCTCACGTTACTGAGGAAAGGAatggctgtgcttcttccccacccccctctctttttcttttttttcctctcctcttctccctcgaTGACGGGGACTcgaaatgt is a genomic window of Anser cygnoides isolate HZ-2024a breed goose chromosome Z, Taihu_goose_T2T_genome, whole genome shotgun sequence containing:
- the LOC136788923 gene encoding uncharacterized protein isoform X5, which codes for MLGAVVLWCAAGLSPSRGRAVRAGRRRLPLAASAAAGGEASESLRGRFPGASGREGWGLRRPGAGPRCARSSGCASEVFLPPRADGRLSPFPAAHQGRSSSPPLGPPRGLSPSEGGAAAEGRKAAAGVLQSQVSQEKEQPVCPSCPGPPAEQQGERARAGGRTLAALQPEQRAEIDYRLADLLPDHREEILLANEDLEESENKGQKQLPAAGTPAGFVAERRWRGS
- the LOC136788923 gene encoding uncharacterized protein isoform X4, producing the protein MLGAVVLWCAAGLSPSRGRAVRAGRRRLPLAASAAAGGEASESLRGRFPGASGREGWGLRRPGAGPRCARSSGCASEVFLPPRADGRLSPFPAAHQGRSSSPPLGPPRGLSPSEGGAAAEGRKAAAGVLQSQVSQEKEQPVCPSCPGPPAEQQGERARAGGRTLAALQPEQRAEIDYRLADLLPDHREEILLANEDLEESENKDRRKALSREMEKELIIPLPHPVRPEDGY
- the LOC136788923 gene encoding uncharacterized protein isoform X1, producing MLGAVVLWCAAGLSPSRGRAVRAGRRRLPLAASAAAGGEASESLRGRFPGASGREGWGLRRPGAGPRCARSSGCASEVFLPPRADGRLSPFPAAHQGRSSSPPLGPPRGLSPSEGGAAAEGRKAAAGVLQSQVSQEKEQPVCPSCPGPPAEQQGERARAGGRTLAALQPEQRAEIDYRLADLLPDHREEILLANEDLEESENKDRRKALSREMEKELIIPLPHPVRPEDATRTQVLWIAGDKFTVRESKRARMKYTGTRPGC